A single Brevundimonas sp. M20 DNA region contains:
- the fliP gene encoding flagellar type III secretion system pore protein FliP (The bacterial flagellar biogenesis protein FliP forms a type III secretion system (T3SS)-type pore required for flagellar assembly.) gives MPTRAELKRAALLSLLTTLLCLCWPLAALAQEVASGGAAINVDLGTGAGLTERVVQLVGLMTVLSLAPSIVIMTTSFVRIVVVLSLLRTALGMQQSPPNAVLVSLALFLSAIVMAPTWQDAYDSGIRPLLDQQMELPQAFDAASEPVKTFMLSQVDQDDLALFTRLSNIEAPQQAVDLPLRVVTPAFMISELKRAFEIGFLLFVPFLVIDLVVASVLMSMGMMMLPPVVISLPFKLIFFVLVDGWRLVAGSLVESFQRASGGG, from the coding sequence ATGCCGACGCGCGCCGAGCTGAAGCGTGCGGCCCTGCTGTCGCTGCTGACCACCCTGCTCTGCCTGTGCTGGCCGCTGGCCGCGCTGGCGCAGGAGGTCGCTTCTGGTGGAGCGGCGATCAATGTCGATCTGGGCACCGGCGCGGGCCTGACCGAGCGGGTCGTCCAGTTGGTCGGTCTGATGACCGTGCTGTCGCTGGCGCCGTCCATCGTGATCATGACGACCAGCTTCGTGCGGATCGTGGTCGTGCTGTCCCTGCTGCGGACGGCGCTGGGCATGCAGCAGTCGCCGCCCAACGCGGTTCTGGTGTCCCTGGCCCTGTTTCTGAGCGCCATCGTCATGGCTCCGACGTGGCAGGACGCCTATGATTCGGGCATCCGCCCCCTGCTGGACCAGCAGATGGAGCTGCCTCAGGCCTTCGATGCGGCATCAGAACCTGTGAAGACTTTCATGCTGTCGCAGGTCGATCAGGACGACCTCGCCCTGTTCACCCGGCTGTCCAACATCGAGGCCCCGCAGCAGGCGGTGGACCTGCCCCTGCGCGTGGTCACGCCGGCCTTCATGATCAGCGAGCTGAAGCGGGCCTTTGAAATCGGATTTCTCCTTTTCGTTCCGTTCCTTGTGATCGATCTGGTGGTCGCCAGCGTGCTGATGTCCATGGGCATGATGATGCTTCCGCCGGTGGTGATTTCCCTGCCGTTCAAGCTGATCTTTTTCGTGCTCGTGGACGGCTGGAGACTGGTCGCCGGGAGCCTCGTGGAGAGCTTCCAGCGCGCGTCCGGCGGAGGGTAA
- a CDS encoding MarR family winged helix-turn-helix transcriptional regulator has protein sequence MAINRAYKPVLDALEITYPQYLVLSALWEGDGQTIGAVAERLGLDSSNVTPLVKRMEAAGLVSRLRNPHDERQVLVHLTDAGRGMQARSACLGQTLFSAAGMSVERLVRLNAEVQAFRDSVAQFVADHPDNKAA, from the coding sequence ATGGCGATTAATCGTGCCTACAAGCCGGTGCTCGACGCGCTGGAGATCACCTACCCCCAATACCTGGTGCTGAGCGCCCTGTGGGAAGGTGACGGCCAGACCATCGGCGCTGTGGCCGAACGGCTGGGGCTGGATTCCAGCAACGTCACCCCGCTGGTGAAGCGGATGGAGGCGGCGGGGCTGGTGTCCCGCCTGCGCAATCCGCATGATGAGCGTCAGGTGCTGGTGCATCTCACCGACGCCGGGCGGGGCATGCAGGCCCGCAGCGCCTGTCTGGGCCAGACCCTGTTCAGCGCGGCGGGCATGAGCGTCGAGCGGCTGGTGCGGCTGAATGCGGAGGTTCAGGCGTTCCGGGATTCCGTCGCGCAATTCGTCGCCGACCATCCTGACAACAAGGCGGCCTGA
- the fliQ gene encoding flagellar biosynthesis protein FliQ, with protein sequence MNGAEVLDVGRDALWLTIQLCAPILLVGLVVGVVIGLVQALTQIQEQTLIYAPKIIAIFVSLLLFLPLMGALLGGFMRTIAARIAGM encoded by the coding sequence ATGAACGGCGCGGAAGTTCTGGATGTGGGTCGCGACGCCCTGTGGCTGACGATCCAGCTGTGCGCCCCGATCCTGCTGGTCGGTCTGGTCGTCGGCGTGGTCATCGGTCTGGTGCAGGCCCTGACCCAGATCCAGGAACAGACCCTGATCTATGCCCCCAAGATCATCGCCATCTTCGTTTCGCTTCTGCTGTTCCTGCCGCTGATGGGCGCCCTGCTGGGCGGTTTCATGCGGACCATCGCCGCGCGCATCGCGGGCATGTGA
- the fliR gene encoding flagellar biosynthetic protein FliR encodes MEPYATSEQVWQGALIFARIGAVLLMLPGVGESYVPPRIRLSFALVVTLALWPVVAGALPALPATLGGMAGWVIREVVVGLMIGALLRSFLTALSTAGEIVSLQTTLSFAQTANPLQAAPGTTISAFLMLLGTTLIFATDTHHLFIAGLVGSYDLIAPARPLMTGDFATLAIRTLGDSFALGVQLSAPLLVFALIFNLASGLVGRVMPAFQIFFAAAPLSVILGLSIFALSLGVLGTVFIDRYRAFAQIFAGGAGG; translated from the coding sequence GTGGAGCCTTACGCCACATCTGAACAGGTCTGGCAGGGCGCGCTGATCTTCGCCCGCATCGGCGCGGTGCTGCTGATGCTGCCCGGCGTCGGCGAAAGCTATGTGCCGCCGCGCATCCGCCTGTCTTTTGCATTGGTGGTGACGCTCGCGCTCTGGCCTGTCGTGGCGGGCGCGCTTCCGGCCCTTCCGGCGACGCTGGGCGGCATGGCGGGCTGGGTCATCCGGGAGGTCGTCGTCGGCCTGATGATCGGCGCCCTTCTACGCAGCTTCCTCACCGCCCTGTCGACCGCGGGCGAGATCGTCTCGCTGCAGACCACGCTCAGCTTCGCCCAGACCGCCAACCCCCTGCAGGCCGCGCCGGGCACGACCATCTCGGCCTTCCTGATGCTGCTGGGCACGACCCTGATCTTCGCCACCGACACCCACCACCTGTTCATCGCCGGGCTGGTGGGATCCTATGACCTGATCGCGCCCGCGCGTCCCCTGATGACCGGCGACTTTGCGACGCTGGCGATCCGCACCCTGGGCGACAGTTTCGCCCTAGGGGTTCAGCTTTCGGCGCCGCTGCTGGTCTTCGCCCTGATCTTCAACCTGGCCTCGGGACTGGTCGGCCGTGTGATGCCGGCGTTCCAGATCTTCTTCGCGGCCGCCCCGCTCAGCGTGATCCTGGGGCTGTCCATTTTTGCTCTAAGTCTCGGCGTGCTCGGCACGGTCTTCATCGACCGCTACCGCGCGTTCGCCCAGATCTTCGCGGGAGGCGCCGGTGGCTGA
- the folE gene encoding GTP cyclohydrolase I FolE gives MTKPSITQADAEAAVRTLIEWAGDNPDREGLLETPARVARSYRELYEGYEVDPRQYLEKTFEEVGGYNQMVVLKDIRFVSACEHHMLPVVGVAHVGYLPTDRVVGISKLARVVRGFARRLQIQEKMTSEIALAIEEVLRPQGVGVVIEAEHSCMTLRGVNAPGASLTTSHLSGVMRDDPRTREEFLRLTRK, from the coding sequence ATGACCAAGCCGAGCATCACCCAGGCCGACGCCGAAGCCGCTGTCCGCACCCTGATCGAATGGGCCGGAGACAATCCCGACCGCGAAGGGTTGCTGGAGACGCCGGCGCGGGTGGCGCGCAGCTATCGTGAGCTCTACGAGGGCTATGAGGTCGATCCGCGCCAGTATCTGGAAAAGACCTTCGAGGAGGTCGGCGGCTACAACCAGATGGTCGTGCTGAAGGACATCCGCTTCGTCAGCGCCTGTGAGCATCACATGCTGCCGGTCGTCGGCGTGGCCCACGTCGGCTACCTGCCCACCGACCGCGTGGTTGGCATCTCCAAGCTGGCCCGGGTGGTGCGCGGCTTCGCCCGTCGCCTGCAGATTCAGGAGAAGATGACCTCCGAGATCGCGCTGGCCATCGAGGAAGTGCTGCGTCCGCAGGGCGTGGGCGTGGTCATCGAGGCCGAGCACAGCTGCATGACCCTGCGCGGCGTCAACGCGCCGGGCGCCAGCCTGACCACCAGCCACCTGAGCGGCGTGATGCGCGACGACCCGCGCACCCGCGAAGAATTCCTCCGCCTGACGCGGAAGTAG
- a CDS encoding acyltransferase, with amino-acid sequence MPWTAISTRNETAPIVRGGWLDALRFIVASLIILHHFQMSAPIPLAEGVHPVFERGGFLLTNFFLIDSGYVLMRVYGAAVSRGSMSAGDFFLKRYLRVVPAHLIMALGLVSLVVFGGMMGFAPRAPEWFRWDQLPAQVTLTQAFGVYGGLGWNAPSWSISALIGCYLAFPWILRGLVRLGPWSVLALGIGLYLMANQLTWALLGYPVYQMPMGFGFFRALPLFLLGMSLAWFAQKVWIAPKLAGWAGIGAALLLAFVQYFDKHALISLACISTIILAAGATPTPRPSKLVEKAAQVSFSMFITNEVVRIAWFGVANVLTAKYALSAPVQWGMWFAGVAAAFVFAFLFHTVIDTPIQNRIRGWLKSRRKRKGPALQPVVSIEG; translated from the coding sequence ATGCCCTGGACAGCGATTTCGACCCGAAATGAGACAGCGCCCATCGTTCGCGGCGGGTGGCTGGATGCGCTGCGTTTCATTGTGGCCAGCCTCATCATCCTGCATCACTTCCAGATGTCGGCGCCGATTCCGCTGGCCGAAGGCGTACACCCGGTGTTCGAGCGGGGCGGCTTCCTGCTGACCAACTTCTTCCTGATCGACAGCGGCTATGTGCTGATGCGGGTCTATGGCGCGGCGGTATCGCGCGGGTCGATGTCGGCGGGCGACTTCTTCCTGAAGCGCTACCTGCGCGTCGTGCCCGCTCACCTGATCATGGCGCTGGGTCTGGTTTCGCTGGTCGTGTTCGGCGGAATGATGGGCTTCGCGCCCCGTGCGCCGGAGTGGTTCCGATGGGACCAGCTGCCCGCGCAGGTCACCCTGACTCAGGCGTTCGGCGTGTACGGCGGTCTGGGCTGGAACGCTCCGAGCTGGTCGATCTCGGCCCTGATCGGCTGCTATCTGGCCTTCCCCTGGATCCTGCGCGGCCTGGTCAGACTGGGGCCGTGGAGCGTTCTGGCGCTGGGGATCGGCCTGTATCTGATGGCGAACCAGCTCACCTGGGCCCTGCTGGGCTATCCGGTCTACCAGATGCCGATGGGCTTCGGCTTCTTCCGGGCCCTGCCGCTGTTCTTGCTGGGCATGTCGCTGGCCTGGTTCGCCCAGAAGGTCTGGATCGCGCCGAAACTGGCGGGCTGGGCGGGGATCGGCGCGGCCCTGCTGCTGGCCTTCGTCCAGTATTTCGACAAGCACGCCCTGATCTCGCTGGCCTGTATCTCGACGATCATTCTGGCCGCCGGCGCCACGCCGACGCCGCGCCCGTCGAAGCTGGTCGAAAAGGCCGCGCAGGTCTCGTTCTCGATGTTCATCACCAATGAGGTCGTGCGCATCGCCTGGTTCGGCGTCGCCAACGTTCTGACCGCGAAATACGCCCTGTCGGCGCCGGTTCAGTGGGGAATGTGGTTCGCGGGCGTGGCGGCGGCTTTCGTCTTCGCCTTCCTGTTCCACACCGTCATCGACACCCCGATCCAGAACCGCATACGCGGCTGGCTGAAGTCGCGGCGCAAGCGCAAGGGCCCGGCCCTGCAGCCGGTCGTGTCAATCGAAGGCTGA
- a CDS encoding HU family DNA-binding protein, with product MTTQAELIAAVAKDAGVSQADAGRVLTAIVENIQKSLVAGGDVRISNLGVFDTAARAAREGRNPATGGTIQIAASKAVRFRVSKPLKDAVNK from the coding sequence ATGACTACTCAAGCCGAACTCATCGCCGCCGTCGCCAAGGACGCGGGCGTCAGCCAAGCCGACGCCGGCCGCGTCCTGACCGCGATCGTCGAGAACATCCAGAAGTCGCTGGTCGCCGGCGGCGACGTGCGCATCTCGAACCTCGGCGTGTTCGACACCGCCGCCCGCGCTGCCCGTGAAGGCCGCAACCCGGCCACCGGCGGCACGATCCAGATCGCCGCTTCGAAGGCTGTGCGCTTCCGCGTGTCGAAGCCGCTCAAGGATGCGGTGAACAAGTAA
- a CDS encoding flagellar hook-basal body complex protein FliE: MNPMMAAKAYSAIQGGAMPVAPTAGPQQSGFAEMLTNVMGDMTQATRGAESQMAASVQGQGSLIDVVTAVSSAEASLETVMAVRDQVISAYQEIMRMPI, from the coding sequence ATGAATCCCATGATGGCGGCCAAGGCCTATTCCGCGATCCAGGGCGGCGCCATGCCGGTCGCGCCGACGGCGGGTCCGCAGCAGTCCGGCTTCGCCGAGATGCTGACCAATGTCATGGGCGACATGACCCAGGCCACGCGCGGCGCCGAAAGCCAGATGGCCGCTTCGGTTCAGGGGCAGGGCAGCCTGATCGACGTGGTCACCGCCGTCAGCTCGGCCGAGGCGTCGCTGGAAACGGTCATGGCCGTCCGCGATCAGGTCATCTCGGCCTATCAGGAAATCATGCGGATGCCGATCTGA
- the flgC gene encoding flagellar basal body rod protein FlgC: MPDPVPPRNNAMAVAASALKAQQSRMRVIAENIANAQSTALTAGGEPYRRQIPVFQAREIDGATGVTLAEVRPDQGDFRSEYDPSHPAANAEGYVLRPNVDTLVEAMDMREAQRAYEANLNVIETARSMETRTLDLIKR; this comes from the coding sequence ATGCCGGATCCCGTCCCGCCCCGGAACAACGCCATGGCCGTCGCGGCCAGCGCCCTGAAGGCGCAGCAGTCGCGCATGCGGGTCATCGCCGAGAACATCGCCAACGCCCAATCGACGGCCCTGACCGCGGGCGGCGAGCCCTATCGCCGCCAGATCCCCGTCTTCCAGGCGCGCGAGATCGACGGCGCGACCGGCGTGACCCTGGCCGAGGTTCGTCCCGATCAGGGCGACTTCCGCTCCGAGTACGATCCCTCGCACCCGGCGGCCAACGCCGAGGGCTATGTGCTGCGGCCCAACGTCGACACCCTGGTCGAGGCCATGGACATGCGCGAGGCGCAGCGCGCCTATGAGGCGAACCTGAACGTCATCGAGACGGCGCGGTCGATGGAGACCCGCACCCTCGACCTGATCAAGAGATAG
- the flhB gene encoding flagellar biosynthesis protein FlhB, translating into MAEGADPESKTEEATPRKLADARKKGDVAKSMDVGAAASLLGAAAVLLGAGGYFATSMAEQLLPFIASPHAMLGGLEAGAGIEIGMHALWAVTPFLGAVMLATIIGGVGGNVAQSGLLFTADKLKPQWNRINPLEGFKRIFGPDGLFQFGKTFLKLLVVSFICWMVMKPHVREFENLAGMPPAAILPLARDMAIVLMAAAIIFLGFTAGADYVWQRFRFAKRMRMSKEELKEDYKQAEGDPHVKAKLKQIRMQRSRQRMMANVPKATVIVTNPTHYSVALRYEPDQGDAAPVCVAKGVDALAMRIREVAREHDVPIVENVPLARALYAAVDVDETIPREHFEAAAKIIGFVMGQRRKR; encoded by the coding sequence GTGGCTGAAGGCGCCGATCCCGAGTCGAAAACAGAAGAGGCAACCCCACGAAAACTAGCCGATGCGCGGAAGAAGGGGGATGTCGCCAAGTCCATGGACGTCGGCGCGGCGGCGTCCCTGCTGGGGGCGGCGGCGGTGTTGCTGGGCGCCGGCGGCTATTTCGCCACCTCGATGGCGGAACAGTTGCTGCCGTTCATCGCCTCGCCCCACGCCATGCTCGGCGGGCTGGAGGCGGGCGCGGGCATCGAGATAGGCATGCACGCCCTGTGGGCGGTGACGCCCTTCCTCGGCGCGGTGATGCTGGCGACCATCATCGGCGGCGTCGGCGGCAACGTCGCCCAGTCCGGCCTTCTGTTCACCGCCGACAAGCTCAAGCCCCAGTGGAACCGCATCAATCCGCTGGAGGGTTTCAAGCGCATCTTCGGGCCGGACGGCCTGTTCCAGTTCGGCAAGACCTTCCTGAAACTGCTCGTCGTCAGCTTCATCTGCTGGATGGTGATGAAGCCGCATGTGCGGGAGTTCGAGAACCTGGCGGGCATGCCGCCCGCCGCCATCCTGCCGCTGGCGCGGGACATGGCCATCGTCCTGATGGCGGCGGCGATCATCTTCCTGGGCTTCACCGCAGGCGCTGACTACGTGTGGCAGCGCTTCCGCTTCGCCAAGCGCATGCGGATGTCGAAGGAAGAGCTGAAGGAAGACTACAAGCAGGCGGAAGGCGATCCGCACGTCAAGGCGAAGCTGAAGCAGATCCGCATGCAGCGCAGCCGTCAGCGGATGATGGCCAATGTGCCCAAGGCCACGGTGATTGTCACCAACCCGACCCACTACTCGGTCGCCCTGCGCTACGAACCCGATCAGGGCGACGCCGCGCCGGTTTGCGTGGCCAAGGGCGTTGACGCCCTCGCCATGCGCATCCGGGAAGTGGCGCGCGAACATGATGTGCCGATCGTCGAGAACGTTCCGCTGGCCCGCGCCCTTTACGCCGCGGTCGATGTCGATGAGACCATCCCGCGCGAACACTTCGAAGCGGCCGCGAAGATCATCGGCTTCGTCATGGGCCAGCGTCGCAAACGGTGA
- a CDS encoding DUF308 domain-containing protein, producing MAATTPAPHESATALRNYYLLRTGVSIIWVLAAFTIGNGSPVISGTLLVLYPAWDALANARDAQANGGFRANAPQALNVWVSSIVTVAVAAALLINVHLVLGVFGAWAILSGLLQLVAGLRRWREYGAQWAMALSGAQSMLAGGFFIYGATGPMTPTAATVAPYAAFGAFYFLLSAIALTLKGRRKRG from the coding sequence ATGGCCGCGACCACCCCCGCCCCGCATGAAAGCGCGACCGCGCTGAGGAACTACTATCTGCTTCGAACCGGCGTCTCGATCATCTGGGTGCTGGCCGCCTTCACCATCGGCAACGGAAGTCCGGTGATCAGCGGGACACTGCTGGTGCTCTATCCGGCGTGGGACGCGCTCGCGAACGCCCGGGACGCACAGGCCAACGGCGGCTTCCGGGCGAATGCGCCACAGGCCCTGAACGTCTGGGTCAGCAGCATCGTCACCGTCGCGGTGGCGGCGGCCCTGTTGATCAACGTGCATCTGGTGCTCGGCGTCTTCGGCGCCTGGGCCATTCTGTCGGGCCTGCTCCAGCTGGTCGCGGGCCTCCGGCGCTGGCGGGAGTATGGCGCGCAGTGGGCCATGGCGCTGAGCGGCGCCCAGTCGATGCTGGCGGGCGGCTTCTTCATCTACGGCGCGACCGGCCCAATGACCCCCACGGCGGCCACCGTCGCGCCCTATGCAGCCTTCGGCGCCTTCTACTTCCTGCTGTCGGCCATCGCCCTGACCCTGAAGGGCCGCCGCAAGCGCGGTTGA
- a CDS encoding flagellar biosynthetic protein FliO, with protein sequence MNFLDLLRAVFALAFVLGIIGLAAWAARRYAPQLLARLSAERGERRMQVVETLVLDPARRLVLVKIDSEERLILLGEGRELIEPRGQELGK encoded by the coding sequence ATGAATTTTCTCGATCTGCTCAGGGCCGTTTTCGCCCTCGCCTTCGTCCTCGGCATTATCGGCCTGGCGGCCTGGGCGGCGCGTCGCTACGCGCCCCAGCTGCTGGCGCGCCTCAGCGCCGAGCGGGGAGAGCGCCGGATGCAGGTGGTCGAGACGCTGGTGCTCGATCCCGCCCGCCGGCTGGTGCTGGTCAAGATCGACAGCGAGGAACGCCTGATCCTGCTGGGCGAGGGCCGCGAACTGATCGAGCCGCGCGGACAGGAGCTGGGCAAGTGA
- the flgB gene encoding flagellar basal body rod protein FlgB, with the protein MGFTDLPLLGQIKGRLNWLDQRQRVIAENVANSDTPGYVGRDLNQPTDFAAAMRNGGGVQMTRTSAMHIAPAGQSTRFDTVSSPDSETTLDGNAVVVEEQMLKMAESRMAYDAAIGFYQKSMQMLRAAARPPGRG; encoded by the coding sequence GTGGGCTTCACCGATCTTCCGCTGCTGGGCCAGATCAAGGGCCGCCTGAACTGGCTGGACCAGCGCCAGCGCGTCATCGCCGAGAACGTCGCCAACTCCGACACACCCGGCTACGTCGGCCGTGATCTGAACCAGCCGACGGACTTCGCCGCGGCCATGCGCAACGGCGGGGGCGTCCAGATGACCCGCACCAGCGCCATGCACATCGCGCCCGCCGGTCAGTCGACCCGGTTCGATACGGTCAGTTCGCCGGACTCTGAAACAACGCTCGACGGCAATGCGGTCGTGGTCGAGGAGCAGATGCTCAAGATGGCCGAGAGCCGCATGGCCTATGACGCGGCCATCGGGTTCTACCAGAAATCCATGCAGATGCTGCGCGCGGCGGCCCGTCCGCCCGGTCGCGGCTGA
- the fliF gene encoding flagellar basal-body MS-ring/collar protein FliF: protein MGGFTAALQKFGIGRLAVVLGIAAGVAAVLIAVMLRIGQAPDALLYSNLDLREASEVTTALDSAGIKYSAKGDGSTIFVNRDQVGEARMLVAGKGLVTSGSVGYEIFDNQSVLGQTEFQQNLNAKRALEGELSRTILGLRGIQSARVMIALPERQLFQSQAAEPTASVVVGVTGGQLSGAQVQAIRNVVASSVPNMKPEKVTLTDTSNRTLAAGSSADGFSAASAEEARGQTEAQLQARIKDIVEGVVGVGGARVQVTAEIDHARSTTQEQRFDPDGQVVRSTSTNGTESTDTTGAPDGGATATNNIPGGQAPANTPQGSRDTQNTETTNYEISNTTTTTVKEAGEIKKLAVSVLLDGKWTPGADGGEPTYTARTAEEIAQVKSLVAAAVGIDETRGDKIEVLNVRFNRDAVAGGEESGNSLFNFTKDDMMRGIELLVLLVTGVLLIFFVLRPLLKAATGGGAPQLQAAAAGGMPVTALQTSIVGATGGAVPQLGGPSDMEQRLDIARIEGQVKASSVKKVAEFVEKHPEESTSIIRSWVHEG, encoded by the coding sequence GTGGGCGGCTTCACGGCGGCGTTGCAGAAATTCGGGATCGGCCGGCTGGCCGTGGTGCTCGGCATCGCCGCCGGCGTCGCGGCGGTGCTGATCGCCGTCATGCTGCGCATCGGCCAGGCGCCGGACGCCCTGCTGTATTCCAACCTCGACCTGCGTGAAGCCTCTGAAGTCACGACCGCGCTGGACAGCGCCGGGATCAAGTACAGCGCCAAGGGCGACGGCTCGACCATCTTCGTCAACCGCGATCAGGTCGGCGAGGCCCGCATGCTGGTCGCGGGCAAGGGGCTCGTGACCTCGGGCAGCGTCGGTTACGAAATCTTCGACAACCAGTCCGTGCTGGGGCAGACCGAGTTCCAGCAGAACCTGAACGCCAAGCGCGCGCTTGAGGGCGAGCTGTCGCGGACCATCCTCGGCCTGCGCGGCATCCAGTCGGCGCGGGTGATGATCGCCCTGCCGGAGCGTCAGCTGTTCCAGTCTCAGGCGGCGGAGCCGACGGCTTCGGTGGTCGTCGGCGTGACCGGTGGTCAGCTCAGCGGCGCCCAGGTCCAGGCCATCCGCAACGTCGTCGCCTCGTCCGTGCCGAACATGAAGCCGGAGAAGGTCACCCTGACCGACACCTCGAACCGCACCCTAGCGGCGGGTTCCAGCGCTGACGGCTTCAGCGCGGCCTCAGCCGAAGAAGCGCGTGGCCAGACCGAGGCGCAGCTGCAGGCCCGGATCAAGGACATCGTCGAAGGCGTCGTCGGCGTCGGCGGCGCGCGCGTGCAGGTCACCGCCGAGATCGACCACGCCCGCTCGACCACCCAGGAGCAGCGCTTCGATCCGGACGGTCAGGTGGTTCGCTCGACCTCGACCAACGGCACGGAAAGCACCGACACGACCGGGGCGCCCGACGGCGGCGCGACCGCCACCAACAACATCCCCGGCGGTCAGGCTCCGGCCAACACCCCGCAGGGTTCGCGCGACACCCAGAACACCGAGACCACCAACTACGAAATCTCCAACACCACCACGACCACGGTGAAGGAAGCCGGCGAGATCAAGAAGCTGGCCGTGTCGGTTCTGCTGGACGGCAAGTGGACGCCCGGCGCTGACGGCGGTGAACCGACCTATACCGCCCGCACGGCGGAAGAGATCGCGCAGGTCAAGTCGCTGGTCGCGGCCGCTGTCGGCATCGACGAGACGCGGGGTGACAAGATCGAGGTTCTGAACGTTCGCTTCAACCGCGATGCGGTGGCGGGCGGTGAAGAGTCGGGCAACTCGCTGTTCAACTTCACCAAGGACGACATGATGCGCGGGATCGAGCTGCTGGTGCTGCTCGTCACCGGCGTGCTGCTGATCTTCTTCGTCCTGCGTCCGCTGCTGAAGGCCGCGACGGGCGGTGGCGCGCCGCAGTTGCAGGCCGCCGCGGCGGGCGGCATGCCGGTGACGGCGCTGCAGACCTCGATCGTCGGCGCCACGGGCGGCGCCGTGCCGCAACTGGGCGGCCCGTCCGACATGGAGCAGCGCCTCGACATCGCGCGCATCGAGGGACAGGTGAAGGCCTCCTCCGTCAAGAAGGTCGCCGAGTTCGTCGAGAAGCATCCGGAAGAATCGACCTCGATCATCCGTAGCTGGGTGCATGAAGGCTGA